Proteins co-encoded in one Zalophus californianus isolate mZalCal1 chromosome 9, mZalCal1.pri.v2, whole genome shotgun sequence genomic window:
- the STYK1 gene encoding tyrosine-protein kinase STYK1, with amino-acid sequence MARKLLECSLSDKLCVVREQQYEIIIIPTILVGTFLILLAVILWLFIRGQRAQQQSPGLRGIAPVPPSRGLSWEAAGHGGSVFVPLKETSVESLLRTTTHALAKLQVPREQLSEVLEQIHSGSCGAIYRTKMYTGDPAKPKSVVLKALKEPAGLHEVQDFLGRIQFYQHLGKHENLVQLQGCCTEELPLYMLLEDVAQGDLLSFLWTCRRDVMTMDGLLYDLTEKQVYHIGRQVLRALEFLQDKHLFHGDVAARNILIQSDLTAKLCGLGLAYEVHVRGAIPATHIVPLKWLAPERLLLRPAGIKGDVWSFGILLYEMVTLGAPPYPEVPPTGILQHLQRRKIMKRPTSCTHTMYGLMKSCWRWSEESRPSLKELHSRLEIAARTANDKAVLQVPELVVPELYAAVAGISMDSLSYNYSVL; translated from the exons ATGGCACGAAAGCTACTGGAATGCAGTCTCAGTGACAAGCTGTGTG TTGTCCGGGAGCAGCAGTATGAGATCATCATCATCCCAACCATTCTGGTTGGCACCTTCCTTATCCTTCTTGCAGTCATCCTGTGGCTTTTTATCAGAGGACAAAGAGCTCAACAACAGTCTCCTGGACTCCGAG GCATTGCCCCTGTGCCTCCATCTAGGGGCCTAAGCTGGGAGGCGGCAGGACATGGAGGAAGTGTGTTTGTGCCACTTAAGGAGACATCGGTGGAAAGCCTCCTACGAACTACCACTCATGCTCTGGCTAAGCTGCAGGTGCCCCGGGAGCAACTCTCTGAAGTTCTGGAGCAGATCCACAGTGGTAGTTGTGGGGCCATCTATCGAACCAAGATGTACACTGGGGACCCTGCTAAGCCAAAGAGTGTTGTCCTCAAGGCTTTGAAAG AACCGGCTGGTCTCCATGAGGTGCAGGATTTCTTAGGGCGAATCCAATTCTATCAGCACCTGGGGAAGCATGAGAACCTGGTGCAGCTGCAAGGCTGCTGCACAGAGGAGCTGCCGCTCTATATGCTGCTGGAGGATGTGGCCCAAGGGGACCTGCTCAGCTTTCTCTGGACCTGTCGGCGG GATGTGATGACCATGGATGGCCTTCTCTATGATCTCACAGAAAAACAAGTATATCACATCGGGAGGCAGGTCCTCCGGGCTTTG GAATTTCTCCAGGATAAGCATCTGTTCCATGGAGATGTGGCAGCTAGGAATATCCTGATCCAAAGTGATCTTACTGCTAAGCTCTGTGGACTGGGCCTGGCTTACGAAGTCCATGTCCGAGGGGCCATCCCGGCTACTCACATCGTACCTCTCAAGTGGCTCGCCCCAGAACGGCTTCTGCTGAGACCAGCTGGCATCAAAGGAGACGT CTGGTCCTTTGGGATCCTGCTTTATGAGATGGTGACTCTAG GGGCACCACCATATCCTGAAGTCCCTCCTACTGGCATCCTACAACATctccaaagaaggaaaataatgaagagaCCCACTAGCTGCACACATACCAT GTATGGTCTTATGAAGTCCTGCTGGCGCTGGAGTGAGGAGAGCCGCCCCTCACTTAAAGAGCTACACTCACGCCTAGAAATCGCCGCTCGAACTGCAAATGACAAAGCTGTGTTGCAAGTACCCGAGTTGGTGGTGCCTGAACTGTATGCAGCCGTGGCAGGTATCAGCATGGACAGCCTCTCCTACAACTACAGCGTCCTCTGA
- the LOC113922277 gene encoding 40S ribosomal protein S20-like, whose translation KDTRKTPMEPAIHRTRTSHKVKSLEKVCADLIRGTKEKNLKVKGLVQMPTKALRITTRKTPWTHKLLIDLHSPSEIVKQITSITIELGGEVEVTIADA comes from the coding sequence AAAGACACCAGGAAGACACCCATGGAACCAGCGATTCACCGAACTAGAACCAGCCACAAGGTAAAATCTTTGGAGAAGGTATGTGCTGACTTGATCAGAGgcacaaaggaaaagaatctcaaagtCAAAGGACTAGTTCAGATGCCTACCAAGGCTTTGAGAATCACTACAAGAAAAACTCCTTGGACCCACAAGCTACTCATTGATTTACACAGTCCTTCTGAAATTGTTAAGCAGATTACTTCCATCACTATTGAGCTAGGAGGTGAGGTTGAAGTCACCATTGCAGATGCTTAA
- the MAGOHB gene encoding protein mago nashi homolog 2 isoform X1: MAMASDFYLRYYVGHKGKFGHEFLEFEFRPDGKLRYANNSNYKNDVMIRKEAYVHKSVMEELKRIIDDSEITKEDDALWPPPDRVGRQELEIVIGDEHISFTTSKIGSLIDVNQSKDPEGLRVFYYLVQDLKCLVFSLIGLHFKIKPI, translated from the exons ATGGCTATGGCCAGCGATTTCTACCTGCGCTACTACGTAGGGCACAAGGGCAAGTTTGGACACGAGTTTCTGGAGTTCGAGTTTCGGCCAGACG GAAAGCTTAGATATGCCAACAACAGCAATTACAAAAATGATGTCATGATCAGAAAGGAG GCTTACGTGCACAAGAGTGTAATGGAGGAACTGAAGAGGATTATTGACGACAGTGAAATTACAAAAGAAGATGATGCGTTGTGGCCTCCCCCTGACAGAGTTGGCCGACAG gagcTTGAAATTGTAATTGGAGATGAACATATTTCTTTTACAACATCGAAAATAGGTTCTCTTATTGATGTAAATCAGTCAAA ggaTCCTGAAGGCCTTCGAGTATTTTACTATTTGGTACAGGACCTGAAATGTTTAGTTTTTAGTCTTATTGGATTACATTTCAAGATTAAACCAATCTAA
- the MAGOHB gene encoding protein mago nashi homolog 2 isoform X2: MIRKEAYVHKSVMEELKRIIDDSEITKEDDALWPPPDRVGRQELEIVIGDEHISFTTSKIGSLIDVNQSKDPEGLRVFYYLVQDLKCLVFSLIGLHFKIKPI; this comes from the exons ATGATCAGAAAGGAG GCTTACGTGCACAAGAGTGTAATGGAGGAACTGAAGAGGATTATTGACGACAGTGAAATTACAAAAGAAGATGATGCGTTGTGGCCTCCCCCTGACAGAGTTGGCCGACAG gagcTTGAAATTGTAATTGGAGATGAACATATTTCTTTTACAACATCGAAAATAGGTTCTCTTATTGATGTAAATCAGTCAAA ggaTCCTGAAGGCCTTCGAGTATTTTACTATTTGGTACAGGACCTGAAATGTTTAGTTTTTAGTCTTATTGGATTACATTTCAAGATTAAACCAATCTAA